The genomic DNA gtccttaaaaaaatatatatttatctcaACATATATTatcttcacattttttgaaagatattcTCTTCACATAATAAAAAGAGTGAAGATCCAATTCAACCTCTCATAATTTTCGTGTAGGTCAATTCAATCTCTAtagcaaaaaataaacttaaattagtCTATGATATTTTCATACCAGAACACAAACTCAATCATCCGTTATCTAGAGGAAGACATGGATTgataaagaataataataaatttgaaagaaaaaattaattttttttttttgttgttttaataacataattttttggtgatttaataacaaaaaaaattaaatgaaagaaGTGATGGTAGAATAAATTTCCAACACGGAATCGAACCTGTGTTTATTCAAAGCACAATTTGGCAAAATATATGAAAtcgataaaaaatgaaatgcaccagccgggaatcgaacccgggtcTGTACCGTGGCAGGGTACTATTCTACCACTAGACCACTGGTGCTTTATTGTTTAGTTTTTAACATATTACATTTATGTTCCTTACCAAATAGTTAATGAACAACATGATTATTTTAGTATCCGATCATTGTTACATGAACGAAATCTTTACTAATGAAGATGAGACACATCTCAAGGATTAAAGTGATTATTTTCACACAATACACTAATCTTCTAAAAGCACATCTCATAATTTATAATCTGAATTGACAATCACATTTTATGGATCATGTATCTTATTCCAACAACTTCTTGTATTCTTTTTATTTCTCATCCCTTCCCAATACAAATGTCatctttcttctattttcacCATGATCTAACcttgtaataataaaaataaaaaccaataatggtttttcatttcaaactcaTTTCAATAGGTCATCTCGAACACTATAAATTTCTGaaataaatattcaacaaaatataaaattgatctCATATTGAAACATAAAAACTAAACATGAATAGTTGTCATAATTGTACACAAACTTGATCAATAATGAAATGTTCACCAAAATCATGATACTCAACAATAGGTTGCACCAAAATAGTGTAGGAGTGAGTGAATTTTAGTGAGAGTGATGAAATTATCTTCAAAAGTTTACTTTTAGACAAATTCCATCCGGAGCTATAATTCTAGACAAATCCCGTTTGAAAGTGTACATTcaaagtgagaaaaaaaaaaagctctcaTAATAATTTGGaataaactttatttatttgaagaaaaagacGAATTTTGTGTCGTCTGAAAGTACTTTAAACAAGTTATGTGTGTCAAAGTTTCTAGAatcatttttgatttttttagaaacGTTTTCTTGAAATGTGGGGGTGAGGAATATTGCTGCCTAACCCTTCACTGAAATAGAAAAAGATGGGTTGAAATTATCTTGACTCGGTTGACATCATTTATCTAATTAcggtatatatatacatatatgttttcatttattttgttcATTAATTAGAAGTGTTGTAGGGTTCATGTAATTGTATAGCCAAgacaatattattttcttattttcacaAAATTGGCTGTAGATGATTCTAAAATGACAAATAGttgtaatataaatataaataatatcaaagaatAATAATAAGCGTGTTTGCTCaagttatggaaaaaaaatgtgataatttattttatcatttttaattataataaacatTAAATTAGCTGCTTTTGGTTGTTAAATTTCAAAggtattttatatttgaaaagtgcttataaaattcaaaatggcTAATTTCATCACTCTACAGCCATTTTGTCCAAAATCTAATTGGTTGTGTTAacaaaaataatctttttttttttttacaagaacaaaaataatcatattaGTGATTACCTTCTTATCTAAGAGAAATATTAAAATCcatttcattatattttgtgtttatttGAAAGCTGGAAttgtttcatatatataattatatacaacTTGATTTGGAGTGGTGCAGAAAGATATCTCAATATGAACTTCTTGAAGCTTTTCTTAGTTGCATTAGCCCCAGTTCTAAACACTTTGTTCATTGCTATTATTGGGGCTGTACTTGCACTTGATAACATTGGCATACTCACAAAGAATGCCAAGAAGCACCTCAATATTGTAagttaattcatttttaaaccaccaatttttttatcatgatcCATTTATAggtataaaatttaaatcattctcattctgaactttttttttttttttttttttgtctttctttcaATCctctcttgttttgtttttaattaaggaGTAAATGAGAAATAGaacattacttttttttgagcaaaaataGAACATTACTTGGCAacaaaataattgattattatGAATGCATATTTTTATTGTACAGATCGTATATTTTGTGTTCACTCCAGCTCTTCTTTATAGCAGTCTGGCAAAAACTATAACTTTGAAGAGCTTGATTATGCTGTAAGTTAATTTGTACTTTCTTGTTATTGACTGTATTTcattaattccatttttttttttatactctaatatcaaaaaatagataatgcatatatttttttgggcctTTGTTTTATCTACTTAAAAAAAGCTACTCCTTTTATTTTAAGAGATTCAAAACTATACATATCCGTATAAACTTACTTGCACCCACAATCAATCACAATTTGCCaactaaaaatatcataacaagCCTAGGGGAAGTGACTTCAGAGGTATCATCAACTAAGAGATCTTCAACTCATCCAAATGAATATTGTGAaggatgagttttttttttttttttttttttgaaagagtgaAGGATGAGTAGATCCACATTGTTCAAGATAAGACTGAAGTTTATAAGTCAATCTACACAAAAAATTTCCCTCGCACCAATATGGTTGAAATTGACATACTAGTCCTTTTTCACTAACTCTCGAATTCTTCGAACCAAAAAATGTTCTCACTAAGGTTATTAAAACCCTAATCCATGCAAGAATAAGAATAACATTGAGGCAAACAATTAGAAGAAATTAATCAAGATTCTCTAATGAgtctttaaaatttattttggacCTCGATACACATTTGGTCCGCATTTGACATTTGTTTCCATTCATTTCttggtttaattgattttggaattTAGAGAAGATACTTAACTGTTTAAGTCGAAATATGTTTTGTTCGACTTTCATTACCAATTATGGTGGCTTGATCCTATTAACCGTATAACTGCAGTTACTTAACTTAtgtgcttttgttttttgtttgcttttatACTATTATTGTACTTTGGTTCTCTGACAGACATTCTTTAGTACACCTTGTGTTGCTGTGGTCTGTTTTGGTttgttaataatatatttgtgctcttttttcactcaaaaaaaatatatatatttgtgatcTTTTTGgcctttaaaaaaagaatgtttaattgctttgatgatttattttttgaggggtgctttaatgaattaattatataggtggtttatgcCGTTAAATATTCTTCTGAGATATATTATTGGGACAACTCTTGCATGGATTCTTACTAAAATAACTAGGGTTCCTCGTCATCTTCATGGCCTTGTGATGGGGTGTTGTGCTGCAGGCAGGtttatttaaacatttaaatatttttttccttattgatctatataatcatatcatatcttATATAGATTTGATATACCAAACAAAGACCCGCttaattatattgtttatttcctaaaaatatattattttatatttaaaatcattttttaagaaacataatcacttttaaaaatattcaaaatataaatctcTTAAACcacttaaaaaacaaatagagCAGTGTTAAATGTCCCGATAAAAAGCCATCCAGAACACAGCGAAGTACAGGTGTCAGCTGTTAAAGTACAAGAGATAAAATTTACAGTATGGACTTTGGGGGAATACAAGGGTGGATAGCCAATAAAATTGCTTCGTGAGACAATCGTGATACATGGTCTCGTGATATCAAGCAatttccaaataataataatcttaaacgtataaaataatgaaaagctACTCTAATTTAGTAGTGTATGAGGAATAGTCTAATTAAGCGAATGTGATATAtgtccttgtgagcttagcttagtcgctatagacaatgcataaaatatgcaaggtccggaattcgaaccccaaccaccaccaaaaaagcGAATGTGATATATGGAAGAGACTGTTaaaatcatttctattttttaaattgtagttTGAAAACAAATACAAGTAAATTTCTGGTTTACTTAATATCTCTAAAAATCAATCAACCGTTGTTTTGAAAACCCCGAATTATCGAATTCAAATGAGGATTCAATTTCCCTTGATATGTcgcaaaaaatatttttaggtggACAATACTTGAGAAGACTCCGTGTCCTAATAATTAATCGTGAGTGTTAATCTCACATTGACTATAAATTGATTAAATGTtagatatataaaaaatgtgACTCATATTTTCAATATCTTAAGATTTTGGGTTGAGACATGGTGTCTCCCTCTATTGTGGTCCTAGAATGTTGACTCGTTTTTGCTTTCGAGTTCCAACCCTCCCCAACAATTTGATACTTAAGTGTGTCCGTTGTGACTCCGCCTCTCTTTTCTAACAACCTCTATTGTGCAGAATTTACAGTATGAAATTAATTGCAATCTCATTTTTTGATGTGAAGTTTAGGTTAGAGACATTTCATGGAAGAATCAATTTTTGATTTGTTGAATATTAAAGTCAAAGACTCGTTGATACAATCAAAATTGCACAAGTTATTGATTAGTATATGAGCACTGATTTACATTGATGCAAGGTGTGCTGTGAGATTATGTCGGTGGTTGAAGAACTTTCGGCCATCAAGAAGTTGCATCGTaaattttcagtttgattttcaacaaatgaaaattCTTAGAGTGCTTTAACTTAAAGTGAAATGTATTCTTTATGATGGAGTATGATTATGGTTGTCGGTAAAGAGAATGTGAAAATTCTTAAAGTGGTTTGACTTTACGTGAAATCTAATTTTATGGTGAAGTATGATAGTTTTGGTTGAACTATGATTATTGTGTTGATGATAAAAGCATATATGTATCATTTTTAATCAAGGTGAAAATTGTTGGTGATGGTTGAAATGATAGATGTTGAAAAAATCTCACAATGCTTAGTCTTGTAAAGGTAGAGGAAGATCAAAACTATAATATGGGAATTTGTTACAAGATGCACCAATTGGAAGCTATTTATGCTtgtatttgacttttttttgtcctcttatacttttattttaaagtgTTGTGAGATATGCTTATGTATATGTGGGAAGTTTGAGTGAAATATCTacgtattattaaaaaaaaaaaaaaaaaaaaaaaaaaaaaaacaatgttatgCTCTGACTGTCATTAGATAATGATCAtgatttttcttctgttttaaAGTTGTTTAGATTATATTCTATGTATTGAATGTGTGGCAATTGATGTTTGCAGGAAATCTGGGCTCTTTGCCTCTTATCATAGTTCCAGCTATATGTAAAGGAAGAAGTCATCCTTTTGGAGATGTAGATTCTTGCTACCATAAAGGACTAGCATTTACTTCTCTAACAATGGCAGTATGACACTAACTccaatcatttcaaaaatttatgtatataatatgttcataacatatatagttgaattaATTGAGatttataaactatttaaaaGTTTTACTTTAAGTGTGGTTCTTGTTTTGCAGGTAGGACACATTTATGCTTGGTCTATTGTGTACAACATTCTCCGCATATATACACCTAAGACCATGGTTGtcaaatttgatgaatccacaaaatttgaagaaattaataaTCCAAAAAATCTTTCTATATGTTCCATAAGAGCATTGACCCCAATTAAGGAAGAATCATTGTCTAATGGTCATATTGATCAACTTCAAGTAGAATGTAAAGTGATTGATGGTCAAGAAAAGGTTGGTgtattttctaatatataatttactttatttttttcaatttggcTCCTAgtatatataatttactttaTGTAAAAGTTCTTGTATTGTAGAAATGATAATGTGAATTGAATGCAAAAGTGGCATGTCATCATAcattatctttcttttaattatttaaaagaaagaagGTCTTATACTTTCAAGTGTCTCACAGGTAGTAGAAAAGCCAAACATTATGAAACATCTGAAAATATTAGGTGACAAAATCAAATTGAAGGAACTATTTGCACCTGCATTGTGGGGATCGGTATGTCCACAATTCTATTATTGTTTTCTCATTAGTTttctgattattttttaatcaagtaaTAAGGAAATGGTATACAAATTTTTCTTAAGTGTTTAGAGAGAAGTTTATTCAAATTAACTCCTAGCACTAATTGTTCATTTGATATGCTTGAGTTAATGTTAATGTCTACTTTAAACAAACTTCAACAAGTTGATTATTATACACTAAACTTAAGAGATACATTGTGATGTTGATTTAAGAATATATTCATGCAGATGTTTGGAGTAATAATTGGTATAGTTCCTCAATTTCGAAAACTACTAGTTGGTCAAAGTGCTCCTCTCCATGTCGTTCAAACCTCTATAGTTATGTTGGGGTAAGTATCCTCAACCAcctatttagtttttttaaagtaGTCTGTTAGTTagaattttacatttttaaggtgaataagtggaaaACTCATGATTCAAACCTTGACTACAACATATTTAATGTGATATCTCTATCAACTAAATTATGTTCATATAACGTGTATTCGGTtattaaattaatgaaaaatctTAATTGCACTAGTATATACTTTGCTCCTAATATTCTCTACTAAAATGATAGGATAATTCATAATTGTCACcaatatttttgaaagagtGTAAAAGAATGCATCTAAACAAATTCATGAAGTTATGTTAATGCATCTAAATGTAGtccttatattaaaatataggcAAATTCTACGGTACATCCAAccatttgagtgtattggtacaccaaatctttaaattaatagttaaatgagttattttttgtaggaaaaaattatttctatcacctataattataataactaatttatcaaaaacgtcaacgcaataaaatttgatttttctgaatacttattactcataatagataattttgattattttttacagtaaaatgtaaaaaaaattagtatgatttttataaaaaatgaaatgatgttttttcttataaaatgatattttctaaaatatatatgtcaacaaacacttattttcttcataaaaaaaatgatagttaatttataaaaattgtaagtgagagtaccggtacaccgtAATTtgcgggtgtaccgtagaagttccctaaaATATATAGTTATTCTAATAAATTATATACTATTTCCTTAacaatttgattgattttcagGGAAGCATGCATTCCATCAATGATATTATTGGTTGGAGCAAATCTTCTTAAGGGTAATGAATCAATTAtcacaatgaaatgaaattttcaactttcattttaatctatatatatatatatatattgttgttaATTACATTTGAAAGTGAATGTGAGGGAATGGTTTTTCAGGTTTAAAGGGATTAGGAAATAAGGTTCCACTAGTTGTTGGCATTATAGTGGTTATGTATATTGCATTACCAGCAATAGGTATATGCATTGTGAAAGGTGCAGCTCATTTCAGATTGATAAACTCTGATCCATTATATCAATTTGTTTTACTACTTCACTATGTTGTTCCTCCTGCAGTTTCCATTAGTAAGTTGTTTATTTATCATACTTCATgtatttatcaaattattactaTGTAGTGTGTATATATAGTACTAAAAAGCTATAATTTTAAACCAAACTTTTCTaacacaaattcataaaatctcttTTTATGAATGTATACAAACATAAAGCAATTTACGTTTAaatcactttcattcaaaaccaattttataaaaccaaatcattcaaaatcaatcaaacgtATGTTAATCGATGTTGTCGtcctaaatttttatttcatccttaattattattttgacattGAATTTAGATAGTTACTAACTTTAATTATGAATGTATTAGGCACAATGACTCAATTGCTTGGAGTTGGTCAAAGTGAATGCTCACTTATCATGTTTGCAACTTATTCCTCTGCTCCACTTTTACTTACCCTTTGGTGCACCGTCTTCATGTGGCTTGtgctataaattataattttagctAAATTATCACTGAAGTATAATACGATTTGCTCAACATAGAAGTGTGGAatgttaatttgaaatttttttttttcatcttaaaGATCAATAATATAGGTACTATTGACTATAATTaaattatgagaaatgataGTTGTATCATCATTTTAGGATAACTCTCTCTCATCTTAAAAGAAGGGTTGAAAAAATTGTACtaaaagttatcaaaaaatcGTTGTCATGGACTCATGGTTGTTATAATAAccttttattaaatgactatatTTGAACAAGAACATCAACCTTCTCTATTTAGCTTGGTATCTAAATATAAGATTCTTCAAAATATCTGTTatagagactttttttttttaaaccaaactaatccatcaaaattgacataaaaaaaaaaaaaaaatcaaatttaaggCTTTGAGATGATTGCACTTCAAGGTCTCAAGCCAACACCCATACCTAACAACTTGGTTGGCCTCCTACACCTAACTATATTTTACATGGAAAGAGATGCACTTGAAAATGGAAGAAGACAAGTAATAACATGTTAGATAATTGTATATACaatcacaaaattaaatttactaGTATTGTAAAGTATAATTCTTTTATCAACAAAATTGTTAGTAGGAGGCACTTGCATGATTGATGGCCAAGTTGGAAAATCTGACTCAAATTTCTGTGATAAATAATGTAGTTGTCacataaatatacattttttacactttttctttattaaaattgCTTGTCTAAACGAATACTTCTCACTGATAACATGGTTAAAAAAACGTTTGCCTAAAATCACTCCTAATTTAGATATACTCTATATAGATTTACATCTAGAAATAGTATACTTGAAGCATtgcaatttaaattaattaaagtacAAGCCACATAAAGAATGTGCTCCATAATGTAAGTGAAAATGCAGCACAAGAATAAGTTGCCAACATGATAACTGAGCACTCACCCTCACTAACTCCAAATAATTGAGTAATTGTACCTGTAACATTAATAAAGTAAGTAcattttcaaccaaaaaaagttcaaatttttattaataacaacttaattaagcttATTCATAAACAACTTACTTAGGGCTACTGCAGGTGGAAGAGCAAATTGAAGGAGTAAAAGAAACTGATAGAGTGGATCAGGATGGATCAATCCAAAATGAATAGCACCTTTAACAATACCTATACCTATTA from Medicago truncatula cultivar Jemalong A17 chromosome 8, MtrunA17r5.0-ANR, whole genome shotgun sequence includes the following:
- the LOC25500037 gene encoding protein PIN-LIKES 3 codes for the protein MNFLKLFLVALAPVLNTLFIAIIGAVLALDNIGILTKNAKKHLNIIVYFVFTPALLYSSLAKTITLKSLIMLWFMPLNILLRYIIGTTLAWILTKITRVPRHLHGLVMGCCAAGNLGSLPLIIVPAICKGRSHPFGDVDSCYHKGLAFTSLTMAVGHIYAWSIVYNILRIYTPKTMVVKFDESTKFEEINNPKNLSICSIRALTPIKEESLSNGHIDQLQVECKVIDGQEKVVEKPNIMKHLKILGDKIKLKELFAPALWGSMFGVIIGIVPQFRKLLVGQSAPLHVVQTSIVMLGEACIPSMILLVGANLLKGLKGLGNKVPLVVGIIVVMYIALPAIGICIVKGAAHFRLINSDPLYQFVLLLHYVVPPAVSISTMTQLLGVGQSECSLIMFATYSSAPLLLTLWCTVFMWLVL